In the Uranotaenia lowii strain MFRU-FL chromosome 1, ASM2978415v1, whole genome shotgun sequence genome, CTGTGACTGATATTTCTTTATGCTTCGCTCGACCGCCGCATGGAATGTATCAGCCGACATAAAGGTATGTCCTGTTTCCAAATATTTAAAGGTGACCTTATCAGTTTTGATGAGCGGTGAGTTTTCTAACAATATTAGATATATGAATCATCAAATTCCAGTTTATGTTTTGGGTAGAGCAATTATCTAGCCAATACAAAACTCGACTTGAAGAAGCAATCGACATAAGTTGTTTCGTGAAAACACTCGCCAAATCTATTGCTTTCCTACCGCTTATGGTTTCATTCCACAAAACAGTGTGGACTGCTTCGTTCTTTTCCCCTCCAAGAGGCGCGAAAGTCTCATTAAGAGCAACGATTCGCTTGGAAAATATTACGTCCTTGAAACGTTCGATTCGCGGAAGTTGGATAACCTATTGAAGAATACGCTTCGTTAGTCCAGGCACCTGTTCCATTACCGGATTATCCTCAGGCTCACTCTCGCTCATGCTACCATACTCAGCtgtaaattccatttttttggtTCAGATACAGCTCCACGAGCCGCAAATATTTGACTGATTATGAAAGAAAATATCTGGATATGGTTTGTCGCATGCTACGATGGATGTACGTCATTTGGTCTTGGAAACAGTGGAAAATAACTGCTGTTTCCACAACAAAATGACGTTGGTAACATAACTTCCGTTAATAAACCTTTTTCCACAAATTATGTAATTGGCAATGTTTTGTCATTGTTTAAACTCATAGTGTACagatttgattattgaaattgGCTCGGAGGCTCaataaaaaatacgtttttgcaaaaagctccatactgaaaattttactcgctGGCACATACGTCAGATTGCCAGATTACGGCAGGCAGTCACCTCAATCGGCCCCAAATAATCTATCCCAACATATTTGAACGGCCTGACGTAAGGGGTTAAACGTGATGTTCCAGAAGTCGTTGAGTGATGATATGATTTCGGTTCAGGATAATCGGGAAACGTGCATCGAAGCTGGCATATTTGGCGTTAGCAGTTCTTCCTTCGACTCTAACCACCCCATATTCGTCGGAAAATGGGCAGAATTTATGGAGGGGACTAGATTTATCGATTCTCGCCCATTTCGCCATGGGCAGATTACGATTTTTCGTAAGAATTTCAACTTCGTCAGGAAATGATTCCACTTGGACGATACGCCACAATACGGTTTCTGCTCGACTGTACTCAGTTTGTTTCAACGGTACAACAACTGAGGGAACGAATCGTTTGACGagctttttcattttatcttcggTCAGCACGGATTCGATTGGCAAACCTTTAACTCTCCGTTGACAATTTGATATAAATCGGAGCACAGTTGTTATGGTTCGCACTAGAACATTCCATTTAGAGATTCTAGCGGGGTCTATCAAGGGCGAGGAAAATTGCGGAAGATGTAGAAGAACATGGACCTTTCGTTCTTCTGTTGGATCTTTTCGATGACATCGTTGTTTCGGCCAAATCTCCGGATTCTCGTACAAGAATGAAGGTCCCATAAACCAACGTCCGTTCGTATCTTTCCCCCATTTAGTCAGGCAATCGGCTATATTTTCTTTGGTTGGTACCCAACGCCAATTTTCCGGTTCGGAAAGCGATAGTATCAGGCCGATACGCACAGCAACAAACTGTTTATACTTTCGTTGATCTGCTTTTATCCAGCTAAGCACAGTGGTTGAGTCCGTCCAGATGAATCTTTCTTTTATCTCGATCGAATGTCCATCGCAAACGTTGGACATCAATCGAGCACCGCATACTGCTGCCTGGAGTTCCATTCGAGGGATAGATAGATGTTTTAATGGAGCTACTTTCGATACTCCGCGCACTAGATTTACGACGACACGAGCTCCATTGGAAATCCGGAAATAAGCTGCACATCCGTAGCCATACTCACTGGCGTCCGTAAAAATATGCAGTTGAATGGTGTCGTTGACTGCTATTCCACCAAAATAGTGTCGTGGAATTGTAAGTTCGTCCACCTTTCTAAGTAAGCGAGTCCATCGAGTCCATTTCTCAAATTCTGCATCGCGCATTTGTTCATCCCACTGAACACCGCTTCGCCAGAGATCTTGCATGATTATTTTTCCGTGTATCATATGAGGGGACAATAAACCCAGAGGGTCAAAAAGGCCTTTATTTAATTCATAACTCCATTTCCCGATACgcgcggtggctcaaacagccttcacttgattcatcgaaaaaaaactcataggataggtcagttttttttccaaatttactagtccaaatcagtgtttttctggattgtttacaaatcATAGGGGAATAAGGGGTTTAAAAAggactatatctccgttcgttaGTTCGTGCGGTgtctatgtccaatcgattttccggataTGTTTACTTATGGCAAGTATGTTTTCACAGATTTGACTCGTGTAAGAAGAAAGatcttgaatttcttcgcggtttatagacttttttccccattgtgcaatggGTGTTACAACATGTCTGGATTGATTTTTGTGAGCCAACGTGACTCGTCTTCAAACAGGGAATGAATTTCATTGAATCAATAACATTTTCCTCATCCATCCATTTCGGCTGTTTGTAATCCCAAAACCAAGCTTCGGTCAATTTTTCAGCGGTAAAAAATAGTTTGTTATAGTGTGTCAATATATTTATGTATTATTGAATTCAGTGTTTATTTGTTGACATGCGCTTCTTGTAGGTTAACCCAAGGAAGCTGAATTTAGAATGAGCTTGCCAGATTGAccggttttatctgggtttgcccggatattaatacaaaatttgggaaaagtccggtccggtctggttgcctggattttattgaaaaagcccagatttttcccgaatttattcacattttttgccgaactgaaaagaaaaaaaaacaaattgtgttgtaattttttttatttgtgcgtCAAAACCGAAATCTTTCGAACAAgtatgttgtatgtatgttatgttgataatccaccatgggtgcacagattcaccgcagtttgaccaaagtgtggattaaaatttattattatatgACCCTGAGAttccatacccggcaccatggcttcgtgtgaactgttatgaAGTGTATGTTTTATGTGTCAGTGTAAGTAATTTTTTGGAAGAACAATTCGACCAGGTACGCAAGCAGTTCAAAATGTATTACATGTTCAATACTATacatttactacaggtattccggcatccgtgtatatacctggccagctggcatcTGATTGAACGTTAAAAATTATACAGTTGAAATCGAAATATCAAAGAAAGGAAGTAAAAAAAGAACAATCTCACCAAGTGGTAGGAATTAATTCCTATTTTTTCCATGCGCGGGATGCGTTTTCTGATAGGCAACTGTTTTAATTTGAAGCCAACAGTTTTCTGCACAAGCCAATCTATATTCCTTCTTCAGCATCAGATGACAGTTCTGGATTCGTGTCTTATCATGCTCTTCGTTTAAACAAGCAATTACTAAGCACAAATTCCAATTCCACTTCGTTTAAACAAGCAATCACTAAGCAAAAATTCCACTACACAACTGCATCCAGCCGACAAAAACCAACAACATTCTACCTGCTCTCACTTCTCGTGATTTATCACtttaaattttgctaattttcgaaaGGGCCTCACAAGGGATACACAAGACCAACTACCACTGGCCCACGCTTTTTTCATTTAATACTGAACCAAAAacacattcttttttttaatattgcggTTATTTCTCACTAGCCAGCAAGCTCAATCATTACAATCAATCGCAGCAAGCTGGGGAAATTCGGCTCATGCACAAACACGTCACAACAGGAGGAAAAGAACTAAACGATGCCGACTAATTAAAACCCGCGTTTTTTTACGTGGCAATAACCTTTTGCAGTTCCAATTTCATTTGCACCAAACACGTTTGGATGTCCATATTTGATCATTTGCCTCAAGCTTTCAAGATTTTCACACATTGGGCACTAAAATGCAATATAAAATGCATCGAACAAGTTCCAACAGAAAAGCCGAACGACGTGGAACCATCCAGTCGAAGCACATTTTAATTAGCATGatcgaaaacacatttttcccaGAGCTTCCCAGAACTCGAACAGATTCTTGGATAATTCTGCAATTCAATTACTCTATCagtttattgatttaaattttttcttccctATTTCCAAGCAGACACACGTTTGCAGATTATTCTACtgatgtttcatttatttggaATACTATTTTCACTTTCACTTAACCATCCACATGGCAATTAAGACACTCTTCCTTGTAAATTTGAGCAACATcccacaaaattttaatttttcttcaaaaaatagtcAATATCGAAATAATTTACATTGCGAAACGACCGCAATTCCGCCATTCATGCAATGTGTATTTTCTGCACTTGGGTGGGACCGATAGAGCAAGCGCAACGAATGGAAATCTACGTCCGTCTCCGAGCAAGGCCTACTGCGAACTGACGAAATGTTTCGaacaagtttataaaaataaatatgaaaggtTTTATGGAAGCCTAAAACACAATATAAAATCTGCTATATATTAAGAATAAATGTGAATTCTTTCAGAATATTCACACGTCAGCGCCAActacattttttgaatattccgTAGCTGATCAGCAGTCTTTTTCGAAGCAtgtttattctgatttttttcgtagaCTTTGAATAATGGAAATTTCTagtattgtagctgaatattgtctgaaaaacatatttaagttGCGTTACGAACTATatcttttgtaaaaatcggtttaaaaaaagtgagatatagcggttttagtcaagattgtcaaattgTCACTACACGaactctaacgggtaaaaatttctgggacgaATAAGagttaataaataaaatgtcattggatttttttcgaaattgcataaaattgtgtatgcaaCTCGTTGATTTGTTCAGCACTCGACATTATTATCCAACTCGGCAAGCCTTGTTGGATTTTGAAATTCTCAACTCGTGCtgaaaaatccactttttgcaaATTGATACATAAATAACTGTTTGCAActccttagagcaagttcactggtgttgggagaaagtggtaaaaattttgatacttgcagcacattttgaaaattttaccatgcaaaaatgatttcaagatctttgggtgttgtatttttttacagcgctgtttctattccagccgtatgtgatagaaatattgctatttttataTCACAGCAAGCGAGAACACAACACGAGTTGTAAAAACcgttgaaggccacagatcctGGAATGTTTTCGCAaggtaaagttttaaaaatgtgctaaaagtgtcaaaatttctaccactttctcccaACAACAGTGAACTTGCTCATACTAAAATGAGGGTTTTTCGTTACAAAGTTTGGTTTTGAGAAGGCCTGCTTTTTGTAACGAAAAGTAGtattttttcgatacagttttcaaaacagAGTCAAAAAATGACACTTTTCGACACTGTTTAATTTCAAAGGAAAACTAAATACGTCTGCAGGTATATATgtaatttgattttcataaagGTATTTTTCGACATGGCAGAAACTGTGTTTGTCACTCGTTACAAAATTAGATTTCTCGACGTAATTATCCAACTCGGTGTGCCTCATTGGATGACTTTAtgactcgtgctgaaaaaaaaaacacttttggcAGCTTGTTGAACAAATaactattttgatttaatggttcaagaaaaaaacaattgaacaacttttctcgctcaaacaaattttcaaacatttttctagTAGGCAGAGGCACACATATTAATTAACCTTTTTTGTATCCATCGATTGTTCTTTCTAACAGAagtttactctctggagccacttttatcAAAGCATCGTTTGTTTTGTTACCCTACCAAAATAaggtaaaatcaatcatttgaaaCTCGTTGATTCAATAAATAGTTACCAACCATATTGTGGCAAACAAACAAGGGAAACGTTCGTGGCTCCAGAAAcggaaaagaaaatttacttaaatacTGGATGGAAATGCAAGATAATTTCAACCTCAGGGATGAATTATCctaaaaagatgaaaatccttataaaaaaaaaagataaatgtgACCTAACGTTCAGATTATTTTCATTACACGAAAATATAAACCTCTTGATTATTACAAATCAACGGAATTTAAAAACCTGTTCTTCTGCTTTAAATTTGCCTCTGGATCGATGTTTTCGGCAGTAGGATTTCGTAGGCCCGGTCATCAGTTCTCAACACAACACAAAATGGATTCTCGTAAAAAAGGCGTCTCAAATACAATCAACTTTTGATAATTgctttatttgtaaaaaaaagaatcgtAATATCGTTCATTAACAACCGTGCCTATGATTTTAATATCTTGCTGATAACTGAAACAATCGATATCTGTCTCTTGTacaacttgatttttaaatattttttttttcggtatctACATGGGCCTACTGTAATCAACTGTATCGTGTGAAGCCCTCCGATATGTTTCATTGGATTAACTAGATTTATGTTCCGATGAATTGAAAAATCCTACATGTCCTACGAACAACCAGCGATTTATCAATTTATGAATTTGTCAGAGTTACTATTGCTTCTGAGTTCTACAATACTtcctaaaaaaaactattattagaATACATTTTCGTTTTGGTGATTTCTATCGATTCGCTACTCTAAACAGGTGCCATTAGCTTGATTTTTCTCCTCGTTAGTTTGTCTTTGTATAGTTGTTGATTTAGGGTTGTTGCTTGGGAATTGctggatagtttttttttagttcgaaAGAATATTGTCATGCTAGAACTAAGCCGTATTATATGGTACAATTTTGCTCGGATTAGCCATTTCGAAACGGTGTGTGCTGAAGTAATAAAACTACGCATAGTAGGCATCTCGCAAAGCTGATCCTGTAATCAGAACTGCTGCACTCGTCAGTAGCAGCGTGATTACTTTCAGGGCACTGGGTCGTCCGGAAGAATCTGGAGGAAAGACGAACATAGTTCATATGTGtggtcaatataaaaaaattagaagcaGACTTACTTTTACCATGCCGTGGTTGAACGCAGCGTTGATTTTCAACGTCGGGGGAATAGTCAAACTTGCACTGGCAAGTCGAGTTCCGACATTCAACATTATCGGCTCCGTCTTCGACGAAACATTCGCTTGATTTACTACATCGTTCGTTGAGTTCTGTTGACAGAATAAAGAATATATTTAGATACACCTTTGTGggtttttaacagatttttacATTTATGTACATAAGAGCGAGTTCActtgtgttgggaaaaagtggtagaaatgttgacacttgtagcacattttgaaaatttttccatgtaaaaatgttttcaagatatttgggcgtcgtattttttttacagcactgtttctatttcaaccgtatgtgatagaaatattgctatttttgcatctcagcaagcgaaaatacaacacgtgttgtaaaaaaacttgaaaaaaattttcacaatgtgttaaaagtgtcaaaatttctaccactttttcacaacaccagtgaacttgctctaagaactATATTGAAACGTCATTAGCAACTTTTTAAACTAGTTTACTTAAAAAAGGGTAAACTTTTTTCTGTGTGCATGCAtgcaaaagtttgtttacatgctTGAAAAGTGTTGTGCAATCAATTTGTTCGGAGTAGTTTTTTCATCTTCGATATGGTTTGATCTTGAAATTAGGAAGAAAATTCGGCACACTTGCACTTCGGCAAATCGCAAAACGGTAGTAAAGTAAAAACATCACACAAGCGTGTAAAATTTCATTGACAAATATGGAAACGAGTCACCCTTGAAGGTACTGCCTAGATCCGGAAGAAAACCTGGTTCCAGTCAGCCCCAGTTGAATGCTAAAGTAGTCACTCATATCAAACGTAACCGATTGGTATCAACGCGTGATCtggctaaaatttcaaaaccagcATTGTGATGATTTAGAGAATCAAGGCCAGGAACTCCTTGAAGACGTATAATAAGCGGAAGGTACCTAAGAAATCAGTATAGCAACATTCTCGAGCAAAAACAAGGACGGGGGAACTTTACGAACGGAATCTTGTCAACAGCAACAGGTGCATCTTAATGTACTACGAAACCTACGGCAAACAGGATTCAGGAACGCTTTCCGGGCCACAATTCTACACGAAATCGACGGATGAGGAGGTGGATGATGCCGACTGCACGTTTGCTATGGATAAATTTAGGCAGAAGGTTCTAGTATAGCTTTTTGTACCTGTGGTCTGTGTTCAAGTATTTTGTTCACGAAAGGTAcaataaatgtcaaattttacaaatatgaaTGCTTAAAAAAAGATTGCTACCCCTTTATAAAAAGCATCCGTTTCCCTCTCTCTTCTGGCAGGATTTGGCATCTGCACATTCCGCCAAGCTTGTACTGCAGTGGCCAACATCCAATTCGGCGAGAAAAACATCAATCTACCAAATTGTCCAGATCTCCGACCGATTAAACGATACTGGGCGATTGTGAAGACGATCTTTAGGAAGGAGGGGACAGTTTCTCAAAACATGGAACAATTCAAGAAAATTGGAAGGCAGCATCCAGGAAATGCACAAAAGCTACTGTGCAGAACCTGATGGAAGGCATTTCATCAAAAGTGCGATCATTGTTtagaacataatttttgacTCATGTTAACCATGATGTTGTTTCTAATCCTATTAATCTTCAATAAACCtaataggaaaaataaaataataaacttaagaaaagaaaaatgttgcTAAAGAGTTTTCGATACAGTCCCTATGTAAAGTAATGATGGAGAAGGATTTTAGTGTCAACTCTACCTATGGTTATATCCCTTAAAAATAGTCTAACGATGCTGAACAAACATTTGGCATGtggtaaaaagtttaaaacaatcTCTCAATCTCAATCTTTCTGAGCAGTACCCACGTACATCGTAGTGTATAAAATACtagtaaataatatgaaaaagcaatggaaaaattatgtagttaaaaaaatttataaaaattaattaatgtaaaatttataagaaattgAGAAGTAAATTAAAGTTAGCCCTTTTTAATTATGATGCAGGAAAACAATGAACAACAAGTATAGATCGAGAACTCACATGTATCGTTATTAATGGTTACATCAAAAGAAGAAAAGAGATAGAAATTAATCATACCGGTGCTTACTGAAACCGTTAGCGAGTGATAAGGGAGTGAAAAAGAGATAGACATGAGTATAGCATGAGTGAAAATGTTCTTGATAGTCATAGGAGGCTTTGGAAATAAAAGAGTAAATTTAAGACGTTTGTTGTCACGGAAAGATGTGTTTTTTGATAATCGCGAAGAAAACACTGGTTGATGGTCCCGAtttgggacacag is a window encoding:
- the LOC129738264 gene encoding uncharacterized protein LOC129738264 — encoded protein: MQDLWRSGVQWDEQMRDAEFEKWTRWTRLLRKVDELTIPRHYFGGIAVNDTIQLHIFTDASEYGYGCAAYFRISNGARVVVNLVRGVSKVAPLKHLSIPRMELQAAVCGARLMSNVCDGHSIEIKERFIWTDSTTVLSWIKADQRKYKQFVAVRIGLILSLSEPENWRWVPTKENIADCLTKWGKDTNGRWFMGPSFLYENPEIWPKQRCHRKDPTEERKVHVLLHLPQFSSPLIDPARISKWNVLVRTITTVLRFISNCQRRVKGLPIESVLTEDKMKKLVKRFVPSVVVPLKQTEYSRAETVLWRIVQVESFPDEVEILTKNRNLPMAKWARIDKSSPLHKFCPFSDEYGVVRVEGRTANAKYASFDARFPIILNRNHIITQRLLEHHV